One part of the Sphingopyxis sp. TUF1 genome encodes these proteins:
- a CDS encoding glutamine synthetase family protein: MSVNLEQWISDHNIDEVECIVPDINGVQRGKVLPARKFLTSVKDKSLRIPGSVFICTIDGHYPEDIDDIWDKDPDKYLIADPDTICVAPGFTSPTAFVIADAFNGDGTEVDIAPRTILKKVLGLYAEKGWKPIIAPEVEFYLVSQNTDPDFPLTPPTGQSGRAETASQPYGLEAMNEYEDIIDHIYDDCELMGLTIDTMIHEMGAAQLEVNFNHGDPLRLADEVFLFKRAVRNVAKTHGVYATFMANPMAGQPGSAMHIHQSVVDADTGRNLFATANGRDSAAFRSYVAGLIRFMPQISPMWAPNVNSFRRMRPDSAAPINVQWGVDNRSCGFRIPVSDKNNRRVENRLPGADSNPYLAIAASLVCGYIGIVDRMVPPKPITGSAYNRARTLPRTLEAALDRFSSCKKVRNLLGDDFFEIFYAVKDYELFNYQSVVSSWEREHLLMRV; this comes from the coding sequence ATGTCAGTCAATCTCGAACAATGGATCAGCGACCATAATATCGACGAAGTCGAATGCATCGTGCCCGACATCAACGGGGTTCAGCGCGGCAAGGTGTTGCCTGCGCGCAAATTCCTGACCTCGGTCAAGGACAAGTCGCTGCGCATTCCGGGCAGCGTCTTCATCTGCACGATCGACGGCCATTATCCCGAAGACATCGACGACATCTGGGACAAGGATCCGGACAAATATCTGATCGCCGATCCCGACACGATCTGCGTCGCGCCGGGCTTTACCTCGCCGACCGCCTTCGTCATCGCCGACGCCTTCAACGGCGACGGGACCGAAGTCGACATCGCGCCGCGCACGATCCTCAAAAAAGTGCTCGGGCTCTACGCCGAAAAAGGCTGGAAACCGATCATCGCACCCGAGGTCGAATTCTATCTCGTGTCGCAGAATACCGACCCCGATTTCCCGCTGACCCCGCCCACCGGCCAGTCGGGCCGCGCCGAGACCGCGAGCCAGCCCTATGGGCTGGAGGCGATGAACGAATATGAGGATATCATCGACCATATCTATGACGATTGCGAGCTGATGGGCCTCACGATCGACACGATGATCCATGAAATGGGTGCCGCGCAGCTGGAGGTGAACTTTAACCACGGCGACCCGCTGCGCCTTGCCGACGAAGTCTTCCTGTTCAAGCGCGCCGTGCGCAATGTGGCCAAGACGCACGGCGTCTATGCAACCTTCATGGCGAACCCGATGGCGGGCCAGCCCGGCAGCGCGATGCACATCCACCAGTCGGTCGTCGATGCCGACACGGGGCGCAACCTGTTCGCCACCGCCAACGGCCGCGACAGTGCGGCCTTTCGGTCCTATGTCGCGGGGCTGATCCGCTTCATGCCGCAAATCTCGCCGATGTGGGCGCCCAATGTGAACAGTTTTCGCCGGATGCGCCCCGACAGCGCTGCACCGATCAATGTCCAGTGGGGCGTCGACAATCGCTCGTGCGGTTTCCGCATCCCGGTGTCGGACAAGAATAACCGCCGCGTCGAAAACCGCCTACCGGGCGCCGACAGCAATCCTTATCTGGCGATCGCCGCGTCGCTGGTGTGCGGTTATATCGGCATCGTCGACCGCATGGTCCCGCCCAAACCGATCACCGGCAGCGCCTATAACCGCGCGCGCACATTGCCGCGCACACTCGAAGCCGCGCTCGACCGTTTCAGCTCGTGCAAGAAAGTGCGCAATCTGCTCGGCGACGATTTCTTCGAGATCTTCTATGCCGTGAAGGATTATGAGCTGTTCAACTATCAGTCGGTGGTGTCGAGCTGGGAGCGTGAACATCTGCTGATGCGGGTCTGA
- a CDS encoding fumarylacetoacetate hydrolase family protein: MKLASLKQGRDGRLVVVSDDLAWYADAAAIAPTMQAALDNWAYAAPRLAVLAEDLNHDAIPKERFHERDAASPLPRAYQWADGSAYVNHVALVRQARGAEMPETFWHDPLMYQGGSDAFLAPRDPIPLGDPAWGCDMEAEVVVVTGDVPAGIDAAAAREMILLVGLTNDVSLRGLIPAELAKGFGFFQSKPSSAMSPVFVTPETLGDRWKDGKLYGTLCVDLNGQPLGRADAGVDMTFDFGQLIAHAAKTRNLGAGTIIGSGTVSNRDPDGGPGKPVSEGGLGYSCLAEVRTVETIRHGEAKTPFMKMGDTVRIWMDDERHHSIFGAIEQTVGG, encoded by the coding sequence GTGAAACTAGCTTCGCTTAAGCAGGGCCGCGACGGCCGTCTTGTCGTCGTTTCGGACGATTTGGCTTGGTATGCCGACGCCGCGGCGATCGCGCCGACGATGCAGGCCGCGCTCGACAATTGGGCCTATGCCGCGCCGCGCCTCGCCGTGCTGGCCGAAGACCTAAATCATGATGCGATCCCGAAGGAACGATTCCACGAACGCGATGCCGCTTCGCCCCTGCCGCGCGCGTATCAATGGGCCGACGGCAGCGCCTATGTGAACCATGTAGCGCTGGTGCGGCAGGCGCGCGGGGCCGAAATGCCCGAAACTTTTTGGCACGATCCGCTGATGTATCAGGGCGGCAGTGACGCTTTCCTGGCCCCGCGCGATCCGATTCCGCTCGGCGATCCCGCGTGGGGCTGCGACATGGAAGCCGAGGTGGTCGTGGTTACGGGCGACGTTCCGGCGGGGATCGATGCCGCCGCAGCGCGCGAGATGATCTTGCTCGTCGGCCTGACCAACGACGTCTCGCTGCGCGGCCTTATCCCCGCCGAACTTGCCAAGGGATTCGGCTTTTTCCAGTCGAAGCCGTCGAGCGCGATGTCGCCAGTGTTCGTGACTCCCGAAACACTGGGTGATCGCTGGAAGGACGGAAAACTGTACGGAACGCTGTGCGTCGATCTGAACGGCCAGCCGCTCGGACGTGCGGATGCGGGCGTCGATATGACTTTCGATTTCGGGCAGCTGATTGCCCATGCCGCGAAGACGCGGAACTTGGGCGCAGGGACCATCATCGGCTCTGGCACCGTATCGAACCGCGATCCCGACGGCGGCCCCGGCAAGCCGGTCAGCGAAGGCGGACTCGGTTACAGCTGTCTTGCCGAGGTGCGGACGGTTGAAACCATCCGACATGGCGAGGCGAAGACGCCCTTTATGAAAATGGGCGATACGGTGCGTATCTGGATGGATGACGAGCGCCACCACAGCATTTTTGGCGCGATCGAGCAGACCGTCGGCGGATAA
- a CDS encoding ABC transporter permease, producing MAEQDWKTNKRVFAAVSLPTLLWVLLFFVIPMAIVWLYSFGENRGLTEIAISGTLDNYKRATEWLYLTIFGKSFAVAALVTLVCLIVGFPVAMAITFASEKWRPWLLLGIMLPFWTNLLIRTYALMMLLGTQGFANKGLGVLWEGASWMKALVGLQPLPTWEPVELLFNNFAVVFGLVYVHLPFMVLPLYAALDRLDRSLIEASLDLGAGHFRTIMRIVVPLAAPGIIAGVMITLIPALGAYLTPDLMGGTDSQMIANVIERQFKKANDWPFGAALSFLLIYAMFILIALQSMRRKVPEAH from the coding sequence GTGGCCGAACAGGATTGGAAAACCAACAAGCGCGTTTTCGCGGCGGTGTCGCTACCCACGCTACTGTGGGTACTGCTCTTCTTCGTCATCCCCATGGCGATCGTCTGGCTCTACAGCTTTGGCGAGAACCGGGGGCTGACCGAAATCGCCATTTCGGGCACGCTCGACAATTACAAGCGCGCGACCGAATGGCTCTACCTCACCATTTTCGGCAAGAGTTTCGCGGTCGCCGCGCTCGTTACGCTAGTCTGCCTGATCGTCGGCTTTCCGGTCGCGATGGCAATCACCTTCGCGAGCGAGAAATGGCGCCCATGGCTGCTGCTCGGCATCATGCTGCCCTTCTGGACCAACCTGCTTATCCGCACCTATGCGCTGATGATGCTGCTCGGCACGCAGGGCTTCGCCAACAAGGGCCTCGGCGTTCTTTGGGAAGGCGCAAGCTGGATGAAGGCGCTCGTCGGGCTCCAGCCGCTCCCGACGTGGGAGCCGGTCGAGCTGCTCTTCAACAATTTCGCGGTCGTCTTCGGGCTGGTCTATGTCCACCTGCCCTTCATGGTGCTCCCGCTCTATGCGGCACTCGACCGGCTCGACCGGAGCCTGATCGAGGCGAGCCTCGATCTGGGCGCCGGTCATTTCCGCACGATCATGCGCATCGTCGTCCCGCTCGCGGCGCCGGGCATCATTGCCGGGGTAATGATCACGCTGATCCCCGCGCTCGGCGCCTATCTCACCCCCGATCTCATGGGCGGCACCGACAGCCAGATGATTGCAAACGTGATCGAACGTCAGTTCAAGAAAGCGAATGACTGGCCGTTCGGCGCGGCGCTGTCCTTTCTGCTCATCTACGCGATGTTCATCCTCATCGCATTGCAATCGATGCGCCGCAAAGTGCCGGAAGCGCATTGA
- a CDS encoding aspartate aminotransferase family protein — MRGDNDQLASFWMPFTANRAFKANPRQLVAASGMYYRSSDGRDILDGTAGLWCSNAGHCRPEIAEAIARTAATLDFAPTFQLGHPLPFELAQRLADLMPDGLDRIFFTNSGSESVDTALKIALAIQRAKGQGTRTRLIGRERGYHGTGFGGISVGGLVNNRRAFGGGLPGVDHLRHTHDLQRNAFTRGFPQHGAELADDLQRLVDLHGAETIAAVIVEPMAGSTGVLVPPLGYLQRLREICDRHGIILIFDEVITAFGRVGGATAAGTWGVIPDIMTMAKGLTNAAVPMGAVAVKRELHDVVIDNAPGGIELFHGYTYSGHPLASAAGLATLDLYARDGLFDRASELGAYWEDAAHSLKGRRHVIDIRTIGLVAGIELEPRPGAPTARAMELFHACFDNGLLVRATGDIIALSPPLIVEKDQIDAMFGKIAELLDRID, encoded by the coding sequence ATGAGGGGCGACAACGACCAGCTGGCAAGTTTCTGGATGCCCTTTACCGCGAACCGCGCGTTCAAGGCAAACCCGCGCCAACTCGTCGCGGCGAGCGGTATGTATTACCGGTCGAGCGACGGGCGCGACATACTCGATGGCACCGCCGGCCTGTGGTGCAGCAACGCCGGCCATTGCCGTCCGGAGATCGCCGAGGCGATCGCGAGGACCGCGGCGACGCTCGACTTCGCGCCGACGTTTCAGCTGGGGCACCCACTGCCCTTTGAACTGGCGCAGCGTCTCGCCGATTTGATGCCCGACGGTCTCGATCGCATATTCTTTACCAACAGCGGGTCGGAATCGGTGGATACGGCGCTGAAAATCGCGCTCGCAATCCAGCGCGCAAAGGGGCAGGGGACGCGCACCCGGCTGATCGGGCGCGAGCGCGGCTATCATGGCACGGGTTTCGGCGGGATCAGCGTTGGCGGGCTGGTGAACAATCGCCGCGCTTTTGGCGGCGGCCTGCCCGGCGTCGATCATCTTCGCCATACGCATGACTTGCAACGCAATGCGTTTACGCGCGGCTTTCCCCAGCATGGCGCCGAGCTTGCGGATGATCTGCAGCGCCTGGTCGACCTGCACGGCGCCGAGACGATCGCGGCGGTGATCGTCGAACCGATGGCGGGGTCGACCGGCGTCCTCGTGCCCCCGCTCGGCTATCTTCAGCGGCTGCGCGAGATTTGCGACCGGCACGGGATCATTCTGATCTTCGACGAGGTCATCACCGCCTTTGGCCGCGTCGGCGGCGCGACCGCTGCGGGGACATGGGGTGTGATTCCCGACATCATGACGATGGCCAAGGGGCTCACCAACGCCGCCGTGCCGATGGGGGCGGTGGCGGTGAAACGCGAGTTGCACGACGTGGTGATTGACAACGCGCCGGGCGGGATCGAACTGTTCCACGGCTACACCTATTCGGGGCATCCCCTGGCGAGCGCCGCGGGGCTAGCGACACTCGACCTTTATGCGCGCGACGGACTGTTCGACCGTGCGAGTGAGCTTGGCGCCTATTGGGAGGATGCCGCGCATAGCCTGAAAGGGCGGCGGCACGTCATCGACATCCGTACGATCGGGCTGGTAGCAGGCATCGAACTCGAACCCCGCCCCGGCGCACCGACCGCGCGCGCGATGGAGCTGTTCCACGCTTGTTTCGACAACGGCCTGCTCGTCCGCGCGACGGGCGACATCATCGCGCTGTCGCCCCCTCTGATCGTCGAGAAGGATCAGATCGACGCGATGTTCGGGAAGATTGCCGAGCTGCTCGACCGGATCGATTAG
- a CDS encoding ABC transporter permease, whose product MALFARTPRAPLEYSRTLWMRLWVGAVMVFLYAPLVVLMIFSFNDSKRNVVWRGFTTKYYEKALGNDQLVEALVNSLTIAALATIASLVLGAVAAVMLWRFRFSLKGVVDGTISLPIIVPEICLGVAFLMFFAAIGWPTDLVWPFNLGAITIAHITFCFPFVTMVVRSRLASFNREQEEAAKDLGASEWQVFRDVLIPHMKPALVAGALLSFTLSLDDFVITYFTSGPDTITFPVKVYSMVRFSVTPEVNAASTLLIILTVVLTFVALKAQGVKAIAETH is encoded by the coding sequence ATGGCGCTCTTTGCCCGCACCCCGCGCGCGCCACTCGAATACAGCCGGACGCTGTGGATGCGGCTGTGGGTCGGCGCGGTGATGGTATTTCTGTACGCGCCGCTCGTCGTGCTGATGATCTTCAGCTTCAACGACAGCAAGCGCAACGTCGTATGGCGCGGCTTCACGACCAAATACTATGAAAAGGCGCTCGGCAACGACCAGCTGGTCGAGGCGCTCGTCAACTCGCTTACCATCGCCGCGCTAGCCACGATCGCGAGCCTTGTTCTCGGGGCCGTTGCGGCGGTGATGCTCTGGCGCTTCCGTTTCTCGCTGAAAGGCGTGGTCGACGGCACGATCTCGCTGCCGATCATCGTTCCCGAAATCTGCCTCGGCGTTGCTTTCCTGATGTTTTTCGCGGCGATCGGCTGGCCCACCGATCTCGTCTGGCCATTCAATCTCGGCGCGATCACCATCGCGCACATCACCTTCTGCTTCCCCTTCGTCACCATGGTCGTCCGCTCGCGCCTTGCAAGCTTCAACCGCGAACAGGAGGAGGCCGCCAAAGACTTGGGCGCAAGCGAATGGCAGGTATTCCGCGACGTGCTGATCCCGCACATGAAACCCGCGCTCGTCGCCGGGGCACTGCTGTCCTTCACCTTGAGCCTCGACGATTTCGTCATCACCTATTTCACGAGCGGCCCCGACACGATCACCTTCCCCGTGAAGGTCTATTCGATGGTCCGCTTCTCGGTGACGCCCGAGGTCAACGCGGCGTCGACGCTGCTCATCATTCTCACCGTCGTCCTGACCTTTGTCGCGCTGAAAGCGCAGGGCGTGAAAGCCATTGCGGAAACCCACTGA
- a CDS encoding NAD(P)/FAD-dependent oxidoreductase yields MTDPLNNSYYVATAHPWRSRFLATDDLECDVAVIGGGFTGLSAALACAERGFSVVLVETKQIGFGASGRNGGQLIPGLRWSGSELEFEFGRDCANALFDLCWRDNRVKARIAKHGIDCDLKSGHLEAAWTTQDFDAMRREAEFLATRFGYEAEVVAKAGMAAHIASPLYHGGVHDPQGGHFHPLNYVLGLATAAETIGVCILEDERVERVIDLSDGSSALFTTRGIIEARYVINATDSWIGEVDPDLGRYTVPIMNYNIATAPLANADALLPSDAAVADSRFVLNYFRLSTDKRLIFGGGERYSQTPPRDIAAFVKPFMSEVFPQIADTPIEYGWGGAVAVTMNRLPHIGRRGNVFFAHGFSGHGALVTTLAGELIAEAMAGTAERFDVLATLPSRPFPGGKWLRRPLATLGLLWYALRDRLG; encoded by the coding sequence ATGACCGATCCGCTGAACAACAGCTATTATGTCGCGACCGCGCATCCTTGGCGCTCGCGTTTTTTAGCGACGGACGATCTGGAATGCGACGTCGCTGTGATCGGCGGCGGCTTTACGGGCCTTTCGGCCGCTTTGGCCTGTGCGGAGCGTGGTTTTTCGGTAGTCCTCGTCGAGACCAAACAGATCGGCTTCGGTGCATCGGGCCGTAATGGCGGACAGCTTATTCCGGGCCTCCGCTGGTCGGGGTCGGAACTGGAGTTTGAATTCGGCCGCGACTGCGCCAACGCACTGTTCGACCTGTGCTGGCGCGACAATCGTGTGAAGGCGCGGATTGCCAAACACGGCATCGATTGCGACCTGAAATCCGGTCATCTCGAAGCAGCGTGGACGACACAGGATTTCGACGCAATGCGGCGCGAGGCCGAATTTCTGGCAACGCGCTTCGGTTATGAGGCCGAAGTTGTCGCGAAGGCCGGTATGGCCGCGCACATTGCCAGCCCACTTTATCATGGAGGTGTCCATGATCCGCAGGGCGGCCATTTTCATCCGCTGAACTATGTCCTCGGTCTAGCAACGGCGGCGGAGACAATTGGGGTGTGCATCCTGGAGGATGAACGCGTGGAAAGAGTTATAGACTTGAGCGACGGCTCGAGCGCGCTGTTCACAACACGGGGCATCATCGAAGCTCGTTATGTAATCAACGCCACCGACAGCTGGATCGGTGAGGTTGATCCCGACCTCGGCCGTTACACCGTGCCGATCATGAACTATAACATCGCAACCGCGCCGCTCGCGAACGCCGACGCGCTGCTCCCCAGCGATGCTGCGGTTGCTGACAGTCGCTTCGTCCTCAATTATTTCCGTCTGTCGACCGACAAGCGCCTCATTTTCGGCGGCGGCGAGCGTTACTCGCAGACGCCGCCGCGTGACATCGCCGCGTTCGTGAAGCCTTTCATGTCCGAAGTGTTTCCGCAGATCGCCGATACGCCGATCGAATACGGCTGGGGCGGTGCGGTCGCGGTGACGATGAACCGGCTGCCGCATATCGGGCGGCGCGGAAACGTCTTTTTCGCGCACGGCTTTTCGGGGCACGGCGCGCTGGTGACGACGCTTGCGGGCGAACTCATTGCCGAGGCGATGGCGGGAACGGCGGAGCGGTTCGACGTGCTGGCGACCCTTCCCTCGCGCCCCTTTCCCGGCGGCAAATGGCTGCGGCGCCCCCTCGCTACGCTGGGGTTGCTCTGGTATGCGCTACGCGACCGGCTGGGGTAA
- a CDS encoding glutamine synthetase family protein yields the protein MSKSSGVIAPRSEAEAFFRANPDIDAIEMIYTDMGGVPRGKRLRQHEVMAVYESGRMFPGSITVVDITGQDTVETGLVWEDGDADRSMKPIPGTLVRTPWGGDGAAQFLVDFYELDGTPHDLDPRHVLGRVIDRFTADGLSPVLAVELEFYLVDPRRARDGGIRPARPGYSRSAPRNVEVYGLRELDDFRPFFDALYAATDVQGLPLESAISEFAPGQFELTLRHKPDALRAADDAIMYKRLVKAIAQQHGLEATFMAKPFGDQAGSGMHIHVSVNDAEGKNIFASEDPEGSDALRHAIGGMIGSVGDAFALFAPHANSYRRFKANSYAPVAPTWGVNNRTVSFRIPAGPPTSRHVEHRACGADANPYLAVAAVLAGMHHGMTTKADPGAAVVGNGYDRDGSGDDKPPSNWFTAVDRFHASKLMRNYLGERFVDMFSIVKRVEQDNYFSVVPTLDYDWYLRNA from the coding sequence ATGTCGAAGTCATCGGGGGTGATCGCGCCGCGCTCGGAAGCCGAGGCCTTTTTCAGGGCGAACCCCGACATCGATGCGATCGAGATGATTTATACCGACATGGGCGGTGTTCCCCGCGGCAAGCGGCTACGCCAGCATGAAGTGATGGCGGTCTACGAAAGCGGACGCATGTTTCCCGGATCGATCACCGTCGTCGACATTACCGGACAGGATACGGTCGAAACGGGCCTCGTGTGGGAAGATGGCGACGCCGATCGCTCGATGAAGCCGATTCCCGGCACGCTCGTCCGAACGCCTTGGGGCGGCGACGGAGCGGCGCAGTTTCTCGTCGATTTCTACGAGCTCGACGGCACGCCGCACGACCTCGATCCGCGCCATGTGCTCGGCCGCGTGATCGACCGATTCACCGCTGACGGGCTGAGCCCGGTGCTCGCGGTCGAGCTCGAATTCTATCTCGTCGATCCGCGCCGCGCGCGGGACGGCGGCATTCGCCCCGCGCGCCCCGGCTACAGCCGCAGCGCGCCGCGCAATGTCGAGGTTTATGGCCTGCGCGAACTCGATGATTTCCGTCCCTTTTTCGACGCGCTTTACGCCGCGACCGATGTTCAGGGTCTGCCGCTCGAAAGCGCCATCAGCGAATTTGCCCCCGGCCAGTTCGAGCTGACTTTGCGCCACAAGCCCGACGCGCTGCGCGCCGCCGACGATGCGATCATGTACAAAAGGCTGGTCAAGGCGATTGCCCAGCAACACGGCCTCGAAGCGACTTTCATGGCCAAGCCCTTCGGCGACCAGGCGGGCAGCGGGATGCATATCCATGTCTCGGTCAACGACGCCGAAGGCAAAAATATCTTCGCGAGCGAAGATCCCGAGGGTAGCGACGCGCTGCGCCACGCCATCGGCGGGATGATCGGCAGCGTCGGCGATGCCTTCGCGCTTTTCGCCCCCCACGCGAACAGCTATCGGCGTTTCAAGGCGAACAGCTACGCCCCCGTCGCGCCGACCTGGGGCGTCAACAACCGGACCGTTTCCTTCCGCATTCCCGCCGGGCCGCCGACGAGCCGCCATGTCGAGCATCGCGCCTGCGGCGCCGACGCCAATCCCTATCTCGCGGTCGCGGCGGTGCTTGCCGGGATGCACCATGGCATGACGACCAAAGCCGACCCCGGCGCCGCGGTCGTCGGCAACGGCTATGACCGCGACGGTTCTGGCGACGACAAGCCGCCGTCCAACTGGTTCACCGCGGTCGATCGCTTCCACGCCTCGAAATTGATGCGCAATTATCTGGGCGAGCGGTTCGTCGACATGTTCAGCATCGTCAAGCGCGTCGAACAGGATAATTATTTCAGCGTCGTACCCACACTCGATTATGATTGGTATCTGCGCAACGCATGA
- a CDS encoding ATP-binding protein produces the protein MFDRLSSLVIAMTLIAIAAIFAALAGGDLLAIAMMGVAGFVAAMTVYGAMPAAAPDSRPGEIVPAETPPPSFLRHPDFARWVDQEKEPLLGVADNIVAIANDAAIRLLGRHIVGADIRTAIRHPVATEWLSQIDGDAPLETISLADYPRAGQRWTMRIAALSKGERIVFLSDRSAIDAADRMRSDFVANASHELRTPLAAILGYVETLQDMNGEADGATRNRFLSIIEREARRMQQLVIDLLSISRVEADRFRRPTAQVDLAAIVRHTIFQLRDSENARAKDIVAKFGDEPLPMLGDEAQLGQLAHNIVSNAMKYGRPGTPVTVELLREGQRARLSVRDEGDGIAPDHLPRLTERFYRVDEARSRSVGGTGLGLAIVKHISERHQGQLDIESELGKGTTVSVTFPLAADA, from the coding sequence ATGTTCGATCGCCTGTCCAGCCTTGTCATCGCCATGACGCTCATCGCCATCGCGGCGATCTTTGCAGCATTGGCAGGGGGCGATCTCTTGGCGATCGCGATGATGGGGGTCGCGGGCTTCGTCGCCGCTATGACCGTCTATGGCGCGATGCCCGCGGCAGCGCCCGACAGCCGCCCCGGGGAAATTGTGCCTGCGGAGACGCCCCCGCCCTCCTTTTTGCGCCACCCCGACTTTGCGCGGTGGGTGGATCAGGAGAAGGAACCGCTGCTCGGCGTCGCGGACAATATTGTCGCAATCGCCAACGATGCGGCGATCCGGCTGCTCGGCAGGCATATCGTCGGCGCGGACATCCGGACCGCGATCCGCCATCCGGTCGCTACCGAATGGCTGTCGCAGATCGATGGCGACGCGCCGCTGGAAACGATCAGTCTCGCCGATTACCCGCGCGCCGGCCAGCGGTGGACGATGCGCATCGCCGCGCTGTCGAAAGGCGAGCGGATCGTCTTTCTGTCTGACCGCTCGGCAATCGACGCCGCCGACCGGATGCGGTCCGACTTCGTCGCCAACGCCAGCCATGAACTGCGCACGCCGCTTGCGGCGATACTCGGCTATGTTGAAACGCTGCAGGACATGAACGGCGAAGCGGATGGCGCGACGCGGAATCGTTTCCTGTCGATCATCGAGCGCGAGGCGCGACGGATGCAGCAGCTCGTGATCGACCTGCTTTCGATCTCGCGGGTCGAGGCCGACCGCTTCCGCCGCCCGACCGCACAGGTCGACCTTGCCGCCATCGTCCGGCACACAATCTTCCAATTGCGAGACAGCGAAAATGCGCGCGCAAAGGATATTGTCGCGAAATTCGGGGACGAGCCGCTGCCGATGCTCGGCGACGAAGCGCAACTCGGACAGCTCGCGCACAATATCGTTTCCAACGCGATGAAATATGGCCGCCCCGGCACGCCGGTGACAGTCGAACTGCTACGCGAAGGCCAACGCGCGCGTTTGTCAGTCCGCGACGAGGGCGACGGTATCGCCCCCGATCATCTGCCGCGCCTGACCGAGCGCTTCTATCGCGTCGACGAAGCGCGCAGCCGCTCGGTCGGCGGCACCGGGCTCGGCCTCGCCATCGTAAAACACATCAGCGAGCGCCATCAGGGTCAGCTCGACATCGAAAGCGAGCTGGGCAAAGGCACTACGGTGTCGGTGACCTTTCCCCTCGCCGCCGACGCCTAA
- a CDS encoding ABC transporter substrate-binding protein, with product MDFNELIKQTRGRRSLLQALGVAAVGISFGGLAACSKEGGKTLANGEEAKLNFYNWDTYIGETTLADFEEATGVAVTMDLFDSNDVLFAKFKAGNPGYDVIVPSNDFVERMSKADMLMPLDHSLIPNMKNIDAAYINVEYDLQREFSMPYTWLALGIGYRKSKVSATPDSWKVLFDSPEYAGRIAWLSEAGDMFRLYGKYLGKSVNSLTPADIATIERMMIKQKPNVKKFHEDDGQDLLLKGDVDVVLEYNGDIAQAMVEDDDIDFVIPKEGSQLNSDNLCIPKGAPHPKNAHAFINYILDANVDKHITETILYPTPNSAAKALMPDSYKNNPVIFPPADVLAKCEYARFNPELQPLFEEAFTRVRAA from the coding sequence ATGGATTTCAACGAACTGATCAAGCAGACCCGCGGGCGCCGCTCGCTCCTTCAGGCGCTCGGCGTCGCTGCTGTCGGGATCAGTTTCGGTGGCCTTGCCGCGTGCAGCAAGGAAGGCGGCAAGACGCTCGCGAACGGCGAAGAGGCGAAGCTCAACTTCTATAATTGGGACACCTATATCGGCGAGACCACGCTCGCCGATTTCGAGGAAGCGACGGGCGTCGCGGTAACGATGGACCTGTTCGACAGCAACGACGTGCTGTTCGCCAAGTTCAAGGCCGGCAATCCCGGCTATGACGTCATCGTGCCGTCGAACGACTTCGTCGAGCGGATGAGCAAGGCCGACATGCTGATGCCGCTCGACCACAGCCTCATACCGAACATGAAGAATATCGATGCGGCCTATATCAACGTCGAATATGACCTGCAGCGCGAATTTTCGATGCCTTACACCTGGCTCGCGCTTGGCATCGGTTATCGCAAGTCGAAAGTGTCGGCGACCCCCGACAGCTGGAAGGTGCTTTTCGACAGCCCCGAATATGCCGGGCGCATCGCCTGGCTGTCGGAGGCAGGCGACATGTTCCGCCTCTACGGCAAATATCTCGGAAAATCGGTAAATTCGCTGACCCCCGCCGACATTGCGACGATCGAGCGGATGATGATCAAGCAAAAGCCCAATGTGAAGAAATTCCACGAGGATGACGGGCAGGATCTGCTGCTGAAAGGCGATGTCGACGTTGTGCTCGAATATAATGGCGACATCGCGCAGGCGATGGTCGAGGATGACGACATCGACTTCGTCATCCCCAAGGAGGGCAGCCAGCTCAATTCGGACAATCTCTGCATTCCGAAGGGCGCGCCGCATCCCAAGAACGCCCACGCGTTTATCAACTATATCCTCGACGCGAACGTCGACAAGCATATCACCGAGACGATTCTGTATCCGACGCCCAACAGCGCGGCAAAGGCGCTGATGCCCGACAGTTACAAGAACAATCCGGTGATCTTCCCGCCTGCCGATGTGCTCGCCAAATGCGAATATGCGCGCTTCAATCCCGAGCTTCAGCCGCTGTTCGAAGAAGCATTCACGCGCGTGCGCGCGGCCTGA